One segment of Castanea sativa cultivar Marrone di Chiusa Pesio chromosome 3, ASM4071231v1 DNA contains the following:
- the LOC142628895 gene encoding uncharacterized protein LOC142628895: MDNEGSADILYYSAIQQMRIKREWLVPTNAPLVGFEGTRVYTLDVVTLPITVDDHPQHITKDVTFLVIDYSSAYNAILGCLTLNSWKVVTSTYHLMIKFPTKYKVGEVRGDQVVARECYIAMLEMDDHLQTMSIEEQRTIAEPVEGLEKVLLDDSRLERTTKISTLASLPVRQALNAFLKENQDVFTWSHEDMPRIDPSIIVHKLNVSPSFSPIYQKKRVFTQEQDKAIEDEVHKLQEAKFIREVYYPDWLANVMMVKKAKGK; this comes from the coding sequence ATGGACAATGAGGGCTCTGCTGATATACTCTACTACTCAGCAATCCAGCAAATGAGGATTAAGAGAGAATGGTTGGTTCCAACTAATGCGCCACTCGTTGGATTTGAAGGAACAAGAGTGTACACCCTCGATGTGGTCACTTTACCTATAACAGTCGATGATCACCCTCAACATATCACCAAGGATGTCACATTCCTAGTTATTGACTATTCATCCGCTTACAACGCCATCCTGGGCTGTCTTACCCTTAATTCATGGAAAGTCGTAACTTCAACTTACCACCTGATGATCAAATTCCCCACTAAATACAAAGTGGGAGAGGTACGAGGAGATCAAGTAGTGGCGCGCGAATGCTACATTGCCATGCTGGAGATGGACGATCATCTACAAACCATGAGCATAGAAGAACAAAGGACAATAGCAGAGCCTGTGGAAGGGTTGGAAAAGGTACTCCTTGATGACTCTAGGCTTGAGCGAACGACCAAGATCAGCACTCTCGCTAGCCTACCAGTCCGTCAGGCGCTTAACGCATTTCTAAAGGAGAACCAGGATGTCTTCACctggagccatgaagacatgcccaGAATTGATCCTTCAATCATAGTCCACAAGTTAAATGTATCGCCATCATTTTCTCCCATCTATCAGAAGAAGCGGGTGTTCACACAAGAGCAGGACAAGGCTATAGAGGACGAAGTTCACAAGTTACAGGAAGCAAAATTTATAAGAGAAGTATATTACCCCGATTGGCTGGCCAACGTGAtgatggtcaagaaggccaaaGGGAAGTAG